The Pangasianodon hypophthalmus isolate fPanHyp1 chromosome 13, fPanHyp1.pri, whole genome shotgun sequence genome includes a window with the following:
- the bcat2 gene encoding branched-chain-amino-acid aminotransferase, mitochondrial isoform X1, with product MAALRTAFCGRFLQPLPVYSGSLRFASSSFKAADLTIEKRQTPNPKPDPSNLGFGKFFSDHMLTVKWSEKGGWEAPQIKPFQNLSLHPASSALHYSIELFEGMKAFRGVDNQIRLFRPMLNMERMYRSADRCCLPLFDKSELLECIKKLIELDHEWVPYSTSASLYIRPTFIGTEPSLGVSQPSHALLFVIVGPVGPYFATGAFSPVSLLADPRFVRACRGGVGAYKMGSNYGPTIAIQVEAVKQGCQQVLWLYGDREEITEVGTMNLFIYWTNEKGERELVTPPLDGIILPGVTRQSLLDLAREWGEFKVTERTLVMKELLDALNGGRVLEVFGAGTACVVCPVGSLLYKGQHFEIPTMKNGPELATRFHKELTDIQYGRTRRDWAPVIVA from the exons ATGGCGGCGCTGAGGACG gcattCTGTGGGCGTTTCCTGCAGCCTCTCCCCGTGTATTCGGGATCTCTGCGCTTCGCCAGTTCGTCTTTCAAG GCTGCAGATCTGACCATTGAGAAGAGGCAGACGCCGAACCCCAAGCCCGACCCGTCCAACTTGGGCTTTGGGAAGTTTTTCTCTGATCACATGTTGACTGTGAAGTGGTCGGAGAAAGGAGGATGGGAAGCTCCTCAGATTAAACCCTTCCAAAACCTGTCGCTCCACCCGGCGTCCTCCGCCCTGCACTACTCCATCGAG CTGTTTGAGGGGATGAAGGCGTTCCGCGGAGTGGATAATCAGATCCGTCTGTTCCGGCCCATGCTGAACATGGAGCGCATGTATCGCAGTGCAGACCGCTGCTGCCTGCct CTGTTTGATAAGAGCGAGCTGCTGGAGTGCATTAAGAAGCTGATCGAGCTGGACCACGAGTGGGTTCCGTACTCCACCAGCGCCAGCCTTTACATCAGACCCACCTTCATCGGCACTGAG CCGTCTTTGGGCGTGTCTCAACCAAGCCACGCCCTCCTGTTTGTCATCGTGGGGCCGGTGGGGCCGTATTTCGCCACGGGAGCCTTCAGTCCCGTGTCCCTGCTGGCGGATCCTCGCTTCGTGCGAGCCTGCAGGGGCGGAGTGGGAGCGTACAAGATGGGCAG taacTATGGGCCCACTATAGCCATCCAGGTCGAGGCGGTGAAGCAGGGCTGCCAGCAGGTGCTGTGGCTGTACGGCGACAGAGAGGAGATCACTGAGGTCGGCACCATGAACCTCTTCATCTACTGGACCAATGAGAAAGGAG AGCGAGAGCTGGTCACCCCTCCACTAGACGGCATCATTCTCCCCGGAGTCACCAGACAGTCTCTCCTGGACCTGGCCAGGGAgtgg GGTGAGTTTAAGGTGACGGAGCGGACGCTGGTCATGAAGGAGCTGCTGGACGCTCTGAACGGAGGACGGGTGTTGGAGGTGTTTGGGGCGGGGACGGCGTGTGTGGTGTGTCCCGTCGGCAGCCTGCTCTATAAAGGACAG CACTTTGAAATCCCGACCATGAAGAACGGTCCTGAGCTCGCCACCAGGTTCCACAAGGAGCTCACCGATATCCAG TACGGACGCACGAGGAGGGACTGGGCGCCGGTCATCGTCGCCTGA
- the bcat2 gene encoding branched-chain-amino-acid aminotransferase, mitochondrial isoform X2, whose product MLTVKWSEKGGWEAPQIKPFQNLSLHPASSALHYSIELFEGMKAFRGVDNQIRLFRPMLNMERMYRSADRCCLPLFDKSELLECIKKLIELDHEWVPYSTSASLYIRPTFIGTEPSLGVSQPSHALLFVIVGPVGPYFATGAFSPVSLLADPRFVRACRGGVGAYKMGSNYGPTIAIQVEAVKQGCQQVLWLYGDREEITEVGTMNLFIYWTNEKGERELVTPPLDGIILPGVTRQSLLDLAREWGEFKVTERTLVMKELLDALNGGRVLEVFGAGTACVVCPVGSLLYKGQHFEIPTMKNGPELATRFHKELTDIQYGRTRRDWAPVIVA is encoded by the exons ATGTTGACTGTGAAGTGGTCGGAGAAAGGAGGATGGGAAGCTCCTCAGATTAAACCCTTCCAAAACCTGTCGCTCCACCCGGCGTCCTCCGCCCTGCACTACTCCATCGAG CTGTTTGAGGGGATGAAGGCGTTCCGCGGAGTGGATAATCAGATCCGTCTGTTCCGGCCCATGCTGAACATGGAGCGCATGTATCGCAGTGCAGACCGCTGCTGCCTGCct CTGTTTGATAAGAGCGAGCTGCTGGAGTGCATTAAGAAGCTGATCGAGCTGGACCACGAGTGGGTTCCGTACTCCACCAGCGCCAGCCTTTACATCAGACCCACCTTCATCGGCACTGAG CCGTCTTTGGGCGTGTCTCAACCAAGCCACGCCCTCCTGTTTGTCATCGTGGGGCCGGTGGGGCCGTATTTCGCCACGGGAGCCTTCAGTCCCGTGTCCCTGCTGGCGGATCCTCGCTTCGTGCGAGCCTGCAGGGGCGGAGTGGGAGCGTACAAGATGGGCAG taacTATGGGCCCACTATAGCCATCCAGGTCGAGGCGGTGAAGCAGGGCTGCCAGCAGGTGCTGTGGCTGTACGGCGACAGAGAGGAGATCACTGAGGTCGGCACCATGAACCTCTTCATCTACTGGACCAATGAGAAAGGAG AGCGAGAGCTGGTCACCCCTCCACTAGACGGCATCATTCTCCCCGGAGTCACCAGACAGTCTCTCCTGGACCTGGCCAGGGAgtgg GGTGAGTTTAAGGTGACGGAGCGGACGCTGGTCATGAAGGAGCTGCTGGACGCTCTGAACGGAGGACGGGTGTTGGAGGTGTTTGGGGCGGGGACGGCGTGTGTGGTGTGTCCCGTCGGCAGCCTGCTCTATAAAGGACAG CACTTTGAAATCCCGACCATGAAGAACGGTCCTGAGCTCGCCACCAGGTTCCACAAGGAGCTCACCGATATCCAG TACGGACGCACGAGGAGGGACTGGGCGCCGGTCATCGTCGCCTGA
- the ifi35 gene encoding interferon-induced protein 35 has protein sequence MSSDEDFSLVTDDNPSLNLKSIYKEIDKMKAEYNDLLKEQKLLSEAKKSNVMFTQEFQQRASTMKKRLEDEKMNQAEALKKEQEKLSDLKKEESKLSLELLKIQQELGRIDETHQSLKQQTEVSTAVPEKKVVFNGETAEGDDALSFDVKPSIVYPMEGGTAFITFEEEEVAEKILALKEHEVQLGDCSITVRAEPVQFLVPADVEMDTQVCPRRILVSNLPKKESVERILDKLEIHFSKSRNGGGEVEDIVMLDDSGNVVITFLDSNISKGLTDKQMHEIELDRGKRCKVKVTPFLNGEITLLKTCNTTCSKTVLLTGIPTVMEKDNLQDLLEIHFQKSANSGGEVDAIVYNPVGGRTLAVFQEDTSKPE, from the exons ATGTCTTCAGATGAG GATTTCTCTCTGGTCACTGATGACAACCCATCACTCAACCTTAAATCCATTTATAAAGAGATCGATAAGATGAAG GCAGAATACAATGACCTGCTGAAGGAGCAGAAGTTGCTCTCTGAAGCCAAAAAGAGTAACGTCATGTTTACTCAGGAGTTCCAGCAGCGAGCCAGTACTATGAAAAAGCGCCTGGAGGACGAGAAGATGAACCAAGCCGAGGCTCTGAAGAAAGAGCAG GAAAAACTGTCAGATCTAAAAAAGGAGGAGAGCAAACTGAGTCTAGAGCTTCTGAAAATCCAGCAGGAGTTGGGAAGAATAGACGAAACCCACCAGAGCCTGAAACAGCAGACTGAG GTGTCCACTGCAGTGCCGGAGAAGAAGGTCGTATTTAACGGCGAGACGGCTGAAGGAGATGATGCGCTGAGCTTTGATGTAAAACCTAGCATCGTGTACCCCATGGAGGGAGGCACGGCATTTATCACCTTCGAGGAGGAAGAAG TTGCTGAAAAGATCTTGGCTCTGAAGGAGCACGAGGTGCAGCTCGGGGATTGTAGCATCACCGTGCGGGCCGAGCCGGTGCAGTTTCTCGTCCCAGCCGATGTTGAG ATGGACACTCAGGTTTGTCCTCGCCGCATCCTTGTCTCCAACCTGCCCAAGAAAGAGAGCGTGGAGCGCATCCTGGACAAGCTGGAGATTCATTTCTCAAAGTCAAGAAACGGAGGAGGCGAGGTGGAGGATATAGTCATGCTGGACGATTCTGGCAACGTGGTCATCACCTTCCTAGACAGCAaca TTTCCAAGGGACTTACAGATAAACAGATGCATGAGATTGAGCTGGACAGAGGAAAGAGGTGCAAGGTGAAGGTCACGCCCTTTCTCAACGGCGAGATCACACTTCTCAAG ACGTGTAACACGACCTGCTCTAAGACCGTGCTGCTGACCGGAATCCCCACTGTGATGGAGAAGGACAACCTTCAGGACCTGCTGGAGATCCACTTCCAGAAATCTGCCAACAGCGGAGGAGAAGTGGACGCAATCGTCTACAACCCAGTGGGCGGGAGAACCCTCGCCGTGTTCCAGGAGGACACTTCCAAACCTGAGTAG
- the hsd17b14 gene encoding 17-beta-hydroxysteroid dehydrogenase 14 — protein sequence MHFVSVPNSSCVEMSCRNMASAQRYQDKVVIVTGGSKGIGRGIVKVFVQNGAKVVFCARGAEAGKHVEEELNKAGPGVCLFVSCDISKEEDIKRLITTTVEHFGQIDCLVNNAGWHPPHKPTDDTSAEEFRDLLNLNLISYFLASKFALPYLRKTQGNIINVSSLVASIGQKHAAPYVATKGAIISMTKAMAVDESRYNVRVNCFSPGNVMTPLWEELAGHTADAAAAIKEGENAQLLGRMGTEEESGLVALFLAADATFCTGIDLLLSGGAELNYGFKSQIP from the exons ATGCATTTCGTTTCAGTTCCTAACAGCAGTTGTGTGGAAATGAGCTGCAGGAACATGGCGAGTGCACAGAGATACCAAGACAAGGTGGTGATTGTGACTGGAGGTTCCAAGGGTATCGGCAGAGGCATCGTTAAAGTCTTCG TGCAGAATGGGGCTAAAGTTGTTTTCTGCGCCAGAGGAG CTGAAGCAGGTAAACATGTGGAGGAGGAGCTCAATAAAGCGGGGCCGGGTGTGTGTCTCTTCGTGTCTTGTGACATCTCTAAAGAAGAGGACATTAAG AGGCTGATCACCACAACCGTCGAGCACTTCGGACAAATCGACTGTCTGGTGAATAACGCAGGCTGGC ATCCTCCTCATAAACCCACAGACGACACCAGCGCAGAGGAGTTTAGAGATTTACTCAACCTGAATCTGATCAGCTACTTCCTCGCATCCAAG TTTGCTCTTCCGTACTTGCGAAAAACACAAGGCAACATCATCAACGTCTCCAGCCTGGTGGCGTCTATCGGACAGAAACACGCCGCTCCGTACGTAGCCACCAAG GGGGCGATCATCTCTATGACCAAAGCCATGGCTGTAGACGAAAGTCGCTACAATGTGAGAGTTAACTG CTTTTCCCCTGGCAATGTGATGACGCCTCTGTGGGAGGAGCTCGCGGGCCACACAGCCGACGCAGCCGCCGCCATTAAAGAGGGAGAGAACGCACAG CTGCTGGGGCGGATGGGCACCGAGGAGGAAAGTGGACTCGTCGCTCTCTTCCTGGCCGCTGATGCCACCTTCTGCACCGGAATAGACCTGCTCCTGAGCGGAGGAGCCGAGCTCAACTACGGCTTCAAAAGTCAGAtcccttaa